The following is a genomic window from Pirellulales bacterium.
TGATGCCCGGCATTGGCACTGCGTACATGCCGTCCGCGCCAGGAGTCACGGGTGGCTGGGCCTGGAAGTCGAGCTCCGTTGGCAAATAACTCACCGTGCTCGCCAGCGCATCGTCCCACGAGAGCACTTGCCCGCTGTAGGTACACATGCGGCCGAGAATGGCGGTCATCGTGCTTTTTGCGCCGTATTCGCCTTCGTTCAGGGGTGAGCCGGCGCGAATGCTGGCGATCAGATCCGCGTGCTCCTGTTCATAATCACGCTGCCTGCGTCCGCGCGGAAATTGCCAACTCGGCTTCGAGCCATCGGCAAAGATCTCGTGCCCGCTGATGTCGGCATAGCCTTTCGAACCGTGGGCGTGCTCGGAGATACTGCTCCAGCAGCCCTCGGTTTGTCGGCACTGGCTGAACATTCGGGTGCCGTCGGCATATTCGAATTCCACGCAGTGATGATCGTAGATTTGACCGTAATCTGGCCCGCGACGGACCTGACTCCCCCCCATGCCGTTGGCTTTGACAGGGTAGGCGCCCTTGAGCCAATTGATGACGTCCAGGTTGTGAATGTGCTGCTCGACGATATTGTCGCCGCAGAGCCACACGAAATAATACCAGTTGCGCAATTGGTATTCCATTTCGGACAGGTCGCGGCCGTATTGTTGCTTTAGCTCCGAGCGGCGATGCACCCACGGCGGGCCGCCGTTCCAATAGACGCGGGCGGCAATGATGTCGCCGATCGCGCCATCTTGCAATCGCTTGATGGTTTCGATGTAACCGCCGTGATGACGGCGCTGCAGGCCGACGCCGACGCCCAGATTCTTCTTCTTCGATTCTTCGACGGCCGCCAGCACGCGCCGGACGCCGGGGGCATCGGTCGCCACGGGCTTTTCCATGAAGACATGTTTATTTGCGCTCACGGCGGCCTCGAAATGAATCGGTCGAAAACCTGGCGGTGTGGCCAAGATCACCAGATCGCAGTCGGTAGCTAGCGCTTTTTGATAAGCGTCAAGTCCGACAAAGCGCCGATCCTCTGGAACGTCGATCATCGGGGCAATTTTCCCATTCCGCATCAACTGATCGAGCGACGAATTCAATCGATCGCCAAAGGCGTCGGCCATCGCAATCAATTTGACCCGTTGATTGGCCTGAAGTGAGTCTTGGATGGCGCCGGTTCCGCGACCCCCGCAGCCCACCAGGGCGATGCGAATGGTGTCGTCGTTTTCCGCCGCGTGGGCTTGGCGGGCCAGTGAAAACTGAGCGGCCAACCCCACGCCGACGGCGGCAGCGCTGGATGTCTTGAGAAATTCGCGGCGGTTGGCATTCTTGACAGGCGATGTGCCTGGCATGGATCCTTCGTGCATGGTTAATTACTCCAATGAGAGAATGCGCGGCCGGCGAGCGTGACGATCTCGCCGGACACGAATTGATGGCTATTTTTCGACAACGGCCTCCGGATAAGCAATTCTTGCCCCTTCCCCTTCAGCATCCAGGCCCTCGTCCCAGATTTTCTGTTTTTCCTCCGCGGTCGGCTCTCGCAAGGGTCGCACGACGCGGAAGCCTACCCACGGCGCATCGGTGTAATACCACACGCTTTGCGGCAATTGTGGATCTTGCTGCTTCCATTCTTGATCCGAACTGCGTCGAGCGGCGCAGCGCAGCATGGCCGGGTCGTCATCGTCCCAATGTCCACCCCGGGCGACGTGCGGGTACATCTTCGACGTGGCCGCAAACGGATTATTACTTACCTTTCCAGCGAATTTCTGATAATAATCGGGATCGTACTGATCGAGCACCCATTCGCAGACATTGCCGTGCATGTCGTACAAGCCCCAGGGGTTGGGCTTCTTCGCGCCGAGCTTGTGATACTTGCCGTCGGCATTCTCGAAGTACCAGGCATATTCACCCAGTTTCGCCGGATCGTCGCCGAACGAATACGCGGTTTTCGTACCGGCGCGGCAGGCGTATTCCCACTCGGCCTCGGTCGGCAGCCGATAGTAGCGACCCGTTTTGGTGCTCAGCCACTTGCAATACATGCGAGCGGCATAATGCGTCATCGCAATCGCGGGCCGTCCGTCTTTGCCCATGTCGAACGACATATCGGTATATGGGGGCGTCGGATGCGCGATGGCGTCAGCCAGTTTATCATTCGGAGTCGCTGGCTGACTGAGCACTTTGCGGCGGTGCGCGTTCATTTTCATGGTGTATTCTTCGAACGCGTCCCAGGCGACTTCGTACTTGCCCATCCAAAACGGCTCGACCGCGACTTCATGCTGCGGGCCTTCGTCCGGCTTTCGGCCGGGTTCGCTCTCTGGGCTACCCATCGTGAACTTGCCGCCAGGAATGGGGAGCATGTCGAATTTAGCCTCTGCGCCGACAACAATTTCCGTGTAGGGCGTCATCTCCTGCTCACTGGCCGCCGACGAATGGGGAACGGGAACCAGGGGAACCGGTGGTGTTGTCGCAGCGGTAGACGCAGTCTCGGCAACGATGGTGCCGGGTAGCGCAAACAAGAAAAAGCCGATTGCCAACAGAAAATATTGCGACCGTGAATCTACGTTTGAATTCATTCAGAAAGGCCTGGTTTGGTGTAAAATTGGAAGGCGATGCTGGTCACCGCCACTGAGGTTGCCGATTCATCGGATTGATGCCTTACAGCCGCCGATCGATTCGGATTTCCTACCTCTTTGCTGGCGGCAGGGAGCAGCCAGTATGGCACACGGTCAAACAATTCACTACCACTCAGCCGTCGCAATGTCCATATTACGCAGGAAATTCATCGCCGCACTCGTGGGATTGGCTTCCATGGCAGGCGGAGCATTCGCGGCGCCAAATGCGGTGGAAACGCCGACACGCTACTCCTTCTCCGAAGTTCAGATGGGGGCGTCGTGGCGAATTTCATTGTACGCCGACGATCAAGACACTGCAAATCGGGCAGCCAGCGCTGTGTTCGCACGGGTGGCCGAGCTCAATGGCATCCTCAGCGACTACGATCCACAGAGCGAATTGAGCCGACTCAGTTCGACGGGGGGGATCGGAAAAGCCGTGCCCCTGGGCGAGGATCTCTGGAACGTGCTGTGGCATTCGCAGCAGCTTGCCGCCAACAGCGGCGGAGCATTTGATGTGACGGTGGGGCCGCTAACCAAGTTATGGCGACGGGCGCGACGACAACAGGAAATGCCGCGGCCCGAGCTGCTCTCTGCCGCTAGAGACGCCACCGGCTACCGTGCATTGCGACTCGATTCCGATCGGCGAACCGCGGAATTGCAAAAACCAAACATGCGCCTCGATCTGGGCGGCATCGGCATGGGCTATGCCGTCGACGAAGCATTGAAAGTGCTCAAGCGAGCGGGGGTCGCTTCGGCAATGATCGACGCCAGCGGCGATATTGGCACGCTGGATGCGCCACCAGGAAATCGAGGCTGGCGAATTGGCATCGCCCCACTTTCAGGAGACGGGCCTCCGAGCCGATACGTGTCGCTGGCAAACATGGCGCTGACCAATTCCGGCGATGCGTTTCAGGCCGTCGAACTCGGCGGCCAACGATTTTCGCATATTGTCGATCCGCATACAGGATTGGGACTCGTCAATCGCAGTTCCGTGGTTGTGATCGCGCCCGATTGCACGACCGCCGACAGCTATGCCACCGCGGTCGCCGTGCTTGGTCCGGCACAAGGAATGAAATTGATCGACGCAACGCCGGGAGCGGAAGCATTCGTCGTGCGGCAAGCAGATTCTGGCCAGATCGAGACGAGCGAAAGCACGGGCTTCAAGAAATTTGTGGAGGACGATTGAATTGACTCGCACTCCGCGGCGCTTCTCGATGCTGAACCAAGCCATCGCGGAGAGTGGAGCAATGAACCATCGCGGCTGAATCGGAGCATTTTCCAGCAGCAGCGCGGCAATGGATGCCGTTCAACCGGCGGAGCGGAACGTGGCGACGCTGCGAGAGGGTCACTCGCGGCATGGTCGATTCGATCGCACGAATCGCTATCGAAAAGCGAGGCCATGCCTCAAAATCGGCTTGACCAGAGTCGCTTGGGGGGATAGGTTTATTTGGATTCGACGCAAACCATCCTGGGCTTTGGCGTTGTGCCGATTTTCAGGCCCGGGGCAGTCCATCGACCAAAGGAAACCAATCATGAGTTACGGTGACAGTCAGTTTTCGGCTGACTCATGGGGAATGACAGCCGAACAGGCCAGCGCCAACGAGCGCGTTGATTTTATCAAGAAGACGTATTTGCACCTCTTTGGTGCGGTGCTGTTGTTCTGCGGTTTGGAAGTGGTGTATTTCCAAACCGGAATCGCGGAAAACCTCTTTTCGATGCTCTTTAGCAATGGTCGAGTAACCTGGCTGGTGGTGTTGGCTGCCTTTATGGCGATTGGCTGGCTCGCCGACTATTGGGCAAAATCGTCCACTTCGGTTGCGATGCAATACGCAGGATTGGGATTATCCGTGGCGGCATGGTCCGTGATGTTCGCTCCGCTCCTGCTATTGGCGGATCAATTTGGCAACGATGTTATTCCGACGGCCGGCGTGATTACTTTATTG
Proteins encoded in this region:
- a CDS encoding SUMF1/EgtB/PvdO family nonheme iron enzyme, whose protein sequence is MNSNVDSRSQYFLLAIGFFLFALPGTIVAETASTAATTPPVPLVPVPHSSAASEQEMTPYTEIVVGAEAKFDMLPIPGGKFTMGSPESEPGRKPDEGPQHEVAVEPFWMGKYEVAWDAFEEYTMKMNAHRRKVLSQPATPNDKLADAIAHPTPPYTDMSFDMGKDGRPAIAMTHYAARMYCKWLSTKTGRYYRLPTEAEWEYACRAGTKTAYSFGDDPAKLGEYAWYFENADGKYHKLGAKKPNPWGLYDMHGNVCEWVLDQYDPDYYQKFAGKVSNNPFAATSKMYPHVARGGHWDDDDPAMLRCAARRSSDQEWKQQDPQLPQSVWYYTDAPWVGFRVVRPLREPTAEEKQKIWDEGLDAEGEGARIAYPEAVVEK
- a CDS encoding FAD:protein FMN transferase, with amino-acid sequence MSILRRKFIAALVGLASMAGGAFAAPNAVETPTRYSFSEVQMGASWRISLYADDQDTANRAASAVFARVAELNGILSDYDPQSELSRLSSTGGIGKAVPLGEDLWNVLWHSQQLAANSGGAFDVTVGPLTKLWRRARRQQEMPRPELLSAARDATGYRALRLDSDRRTAELQKPNMRLDLGGIGMGYAVDEALKVLKRAGVASAMIDASGDIGTLDAPPGNRGWRIGIAPLSGDGPPSRYVSLANMALTNSGDAFQAVELGGQRFSHIVDPHTGLGLVNRSSVVVIAPDCTTADSYATAVAVLGPAQGMKLIDATPGAEAFVVRQADSGQIETSESTGFKKFVEDD
- a CDS encoding US12 family protein — its product is MSYGDSQFSADSWGMTAEQASANERVDFIKKTYLHLFGAVLLFCGLEVVYFQTGIAENLFSMLFSNGRVTWLVVLAAFMAIGWLADYWAKSSTSVAMQYAGLGLSVAAWSVMFAPLLLLADQFGNDVIPTAGVITLLAFGGLTAAVFITGHDFSFLRVGLMFGGFAAMAAIACAMLFGFQLGNLFVIAMIVLSCGYILYDTSNVLHYYRIGQHVAAALALFASLALLFWYILQLVMSSRR
- a CDS encoding Gfo/Idh/MocA family oxidoreductase, whose amino-acid sequence is MHEGSMPGTSPVKNANRREFLKTSSAAAVGVGLAAQFSLARQAHAAENDDTIRIALVGCGGRGTGAIQDSLQANQRVKLIAMADAFGDRLNSSLDQLMRNGKIAPMIDVPEDRRFVGLDAYQKALATDCDLVILATPPGFRPIHFEAAVSANKHVFMEKPVATDAPGVRRVLAAVEESKKKNLGVGVGLQRRHHGGYIETIKRLQDGAIGDIIAARVYWNGGPPWVHRRSELKQQYGRDLSEMEYQLRNWYYFVWLCGDNIVEQHIHNLDVINWLKGAYPVKANGMGGSQVRRGPDYGQIYDHHCVEFEYADGTRMFSQCRQTEGCWSSISEHAHGSKGYADISGHEIFADGSKPSWQFPRGRRQRDYEQEHADLIASIRAGSPLNEGEYGAKSTMTAILGRMCTYSGQVLSWDDALASTVSYLPTELDFQAQPPVTPGADGMYAVPMPGITKVI